In Nitrospirota bacterium, a genomic segment contains:
- the priA gene encoding primosomal protein N' has protein sequence MALFDVVFPYNLSPLTYKGNEGLMPGMLVNAEIKKTIKTGIILRESLKKPEGRIKDIESSVGDAPIFTDGMLKLISWMSDYYLVTEGIVLKEMWGATDFKGLIEPLSREIKKKYYKTFLIHAPERHTEMSILKNLISLHRNIIILSPEIAYVKHISKAIRDIAGERLCSIHSGITKAMRQKAIGRLLRGESDIVIGIRSAIFAPLGEVSVIVVVKEESPSYKKEDGLRYHTRDVAIMRGYFEGASVVLSSTCPSVESLYNAGIGKYTLIKPPSVLKKPSVKVIDMRTSQKTSPYISKGLFDRTLLNIKENNKTAFLINRKGYSVLICEDCGYIETCKDCQIPLVFYKSDKTLRCHYCGFKKTAGGACTRCNGSKLRMVGAGIEKIEEDVRDILKTEPLRLQAGRRKSVPIISEGQMIVGTRLIARMPELKGRLSLIGVLNGDSYLQAPDFRAVERAFQELIHLTENLTSDGHLIIQTRMPHNPLFKYIKNYDFEKFLKDELSIRRTLRYPPFSKMALITSDKPSEISDFKSRILNLESSLEVLGPVKAHHKKGRYVWKMLIKAIGREDLRKGLRAIGASNKGVTIDIDPISF, from the coding sequence ATGGCACTCTTTGATGTAGTCTTTCCATATAATCTTTCTCCACTTACCTATAAGGGCAATGAAGGGCTGATGCCTGGAATGCTCGTTAATGCAGAGATTAAAAAGACGATTAAAACTGGAATTATCCTCAGAGAATCTCTAAAAAAACCAGAAGGAAGGATAAAAGATATTGAATCCTCTGTAGGAGATGCGCCGATTTTTACCGATGGAATGCTCAAGCTCATATCATGGATGTCCGATTATTATCTTGTAACCGAGGGGATTGTGCTTAAGGAAATGTGGGGGGCTACGGATTTCAAAGGGCTCATCGAGCCTTTAAGCAGAGAGATAAAGAAGAAGTATTATAAGACATTTCTTATTCATGCACCTGAAAGACACACTGAGATGTCCATCTTAAAAAACCTTATCTCCCTGCACAGAAATATCATAATCCTCTCACCTGAGATTGCCTATGTAAAACATATCTCAAAGGCAATCAGGGATATTGCAGGCGAGAGGCTCTGTAGCATTCATAGCGGTATCACAAAAGCCATGAGGCAGAAAGCCATTGGAAGGCTTCTTCGAGGTGAGTCCGATATTGTCATTGGAATCCGCTCTGCCATATTTGCACCCTTAGGGGAGGTATCGGTTATAGTGGTTGTCAAAGAAGAAAGCCCTTCCTATAAGAAGGAAGATGGTTTGAGATACCACACAAGGGATGTGGCTATAATGCGGGGCTACTTTGAAGGCGCATCCGTAGTTCTTTCATCGACTTGTCCTTCTGTGGAGTCTCTGTATAATGCGGGGATTGGCAAATACACATTGATTAAGCCTCCTTCTGTCTTAAAAAAACCCTCTGTGAAGGTCATTGATATGAGGACATCTCAAAAAACGAGCCCCTACATCTCAAAGGGTCTTTTTGACAGAACGCTCCTTAATATTAAGGAAAATAACAAAACGGCATTTCTCATAAACAGGAAGGGCTATTCAGTGTTAATCTGCGAGGACTGCGGTTATATAGAGACATGCAAGGACTGCCAAATTCCCCTTGTATTTTATAAAAGCGACAAGACCCTCAGGTGCCATTACTGCGGATTTAAAAAGACCGCAGGTGGTGCATGCACAAGGTGTAATGGTTCGAAGCTCAGGATGGTCGGTGCAGGCATTGAGAAAATAGAAGAGGATGTAAGGGATATCCTTAAGACAGAGCCTCTCAGGCTTCAGGCAGGTAGAAGAAAGAGCGTCCCTATCATCTCCGAGGGGCAGATGATTGTTGGCACGAGGCTGATTGCAAGAATGCCTGAGCTTAAGGGAAGGCTCTCGCTCATAGGAGTGCTTAATGGAGATTCCTATCTACAGGCACCTGATTTTAGGGCAGTTGAAAGGGCATTTCAGGAACTCATCCATCTAACGGAAAACCTGACATCTGATGGACATCTCATCATCCAGACCCGCATGCCTCATAATCCTCTTTTTAAATATATAAAAAATTACGATTTCGAGAAATTCCTTAAGGATGAGCTTTCAATCAGAAGGACCCTCAGGTATCCCCCTTTCTCCAAGATGGCACTTATCACCTCTGATAAGCCATCGGAAATCTCGGATTTTAAATCTCGGATTTTAAATCTCGAATCCTCTTTAGAGGTGCTTGGCCCTGTTAAGGCACATCATAAAAAAGGCAGATATGTATGGAAGATGCTCATTAAAGCGATAGGAAGAGAAGACCTCAGAAAGGGGTTACGAGCCATCGGGGCATCGAATAAGGGGGTAACGATAGACATAGACCCTATATCATTTTAG
- a CDS encoding dephospho-CoA kinase — MLLIGLTGNYGMGKSTVLQMFHREGALTISADSIVKKLLKKKSVLKKIREMLGEKVFDTDGRLIKAKVSDMIFKDTVLRHKVEDILHPLVFKEIDLLTKGRKGIAIVEAPVVFERGYEDRFYKTVVVYTNETTAIERLALSGIKTKEAIKRLSSQMPIKEKIKKADFAIDNSGTLDKTRIQVKDIYTELRLLKKGID, encoded by the coding sequence GTGCTTCTTATTGGACTTACAGGAAACTATGGGATGGGTAAATCCACTGTGCTTCAGATGTTTCACAGAGAGGGCGCACTCACAATCAGTGCAGATTCAATCGTAAAAAAGCTGCTAAAGAAAAAAAGTGTTCTAAAAAAAATAAGAGAAATGCTCGGAGAAAAGGTATTTGATACCGATGGCAGACTCATTAAGGCAAAGGTCTCTGATATGATATTTAAAGACACTGTGCTCAGGCATAAGGTCGAGGATATCCTTCATCCGCTTGTATTTAAAGAGATAGACCTGCTTACTAAGGGCAGAAAGGGCATTGCCATTGTCGAGGCACCGGTTGTCTTTGAAAGAGGATATGAAGATAGGTTTTATAAGACAGTTGTTGTTTATACAAATGAAACGACTGCCATAGAAAGGCTTGCCTTATCAGGTATAAAGACAAAAGAGGCTATCAAGAGGCTTTCCTCACAGATGCCAATAAAGGAGAAAATAAAAAAAGCTGACTTCGCAATTGACAATAGCGGAACCCTCGATAAGACAAGGATTCAGGTAAAAGACATATATACGGAACTGAGATTATTAAAGAAAGGCATAGATTGA
- a CDS encoding bifunctional riboflavin kinase/FAD synthetase, whose protein sequence is MDIVDLGQLEKKKYKNVVLTIGNFDGIHLGHQKILNSVITSAKKIKGTSFAITFEPHPSKVLYPERGVRTLSPSDEKIRLMAHLGLDVLCFVKFTKDFASIPAHDFIKDVLVDKIGVREVIVGHNYSFGKGKKGTTSLLRRQGRKYGFTVRVIRNARLYGDVASSSRIRSLIGRGRVCEASLFLGRPYMLMGTVIKGAGRGKRLLDTPTANILPLNELTPKEGVYAVKVRVDKRQYEGVMNIGRNPTFSGVAASYEVHIFDFSEDIIGKTLMVYFIDRIRDEKTFADHIDLKGQIKKDIVAVKTILAKKKHPKMI, encoded by the coding sequence ATGGATATAGTTGACCTTGGGCAATTAGAAAAGAAAAAATACAAAAATGTCGTCCTTACGATTGGAAACTTCGATGGCATTCACCTTGGGCATCAAAAGATACTAAATAGCGTTATTACAAGTGCCAAAAAAATAAAAGGCACATCCTTTGCAATCACATTTGAGCCACATCCCTCAAAGGTTCTTTACCCTGAAAGGGGCGTAAGGACACTTTCACCGTCTGATGAAAAGATTAGGCTCATGGCACATTTAGGTCTGGATGTGCTTTGTTTCGTAAAGTTCACAAAGGATTTTGCAAGCATCCCTGCTCATGACTTTATAAAAGATGTTCTTGTGGATAAGATTGGTGTAAGGGAAGTAATAGTCGGACATAATTATTCCTTTGGAAAAGGCAAAAAAGGCACAACCTCGCTCCTAAGGAGGCAGGGAAGAAAATACGGATTTACCGTAAGGGTCATAAGAAACGCAAGGCTCTATGGAGATGTTGCAAGCAGTAGCAGAATAAGAAGCCTCATAGGAAGGGGAAGGGTCTGCGAGGCATCGCTTTTCTTAGGAAGACCTTATATGCTCATGGGAACCGTTATAAAGGGTGCTGGCAGAGGCAAAAGACTCCTTGACACACCAACTGCAAACATCCTGCCTCTAAATGAGCTTACTCCAAAAGAAGGTGTTTATGCCGTAAAAGTCAGGGTTGACAAAAGACAGTATGAAGGAGTTATGAACATAGGAAGAAACCCAACATTTTCAGGTGTAGCGGCAAGCTATGAGGTTCATATCTTTGATTTCTCAGAGGACATAATCGGAAAAACCCTCATGGTTTATTTCATAGACCGAATAAGGGATGAAAAAACATTTGCCGACCACATTGACCTTAAAGGACAGATTAAAAAAGACATCGTGGCAGTAAAGACAATCCTTGCAAAAAAGAAACATCCTAAAATGATATAG